From a region of the Candida albicans SC5314 chromosome 1, complete sequence genome:
- a CDS encoding mitochondrial 54S ribosomal protein YmL13 (Putative mitochondrial ribosomal protein of the large subunit; Hap43-induced; mutants are viable; protein level decreases in stationary phase) has product MLRSQIIQTRSFTSLTRNLSWFGDIFGKNKTSIESKQKRQDIITKQDELTESDSIKIHHLTFKNSDKYQSFTIEQNMPNFHKLKNWKFQKSLTPNDYESFYSDKSILQNIINQELKNLIQKDIIVSRDNYKDIKLDDLSFRFQIVKSLQSKLGIDINDYIISKSHDLETLYEEIENLVNKRWKFERNPNAIVLRSEDFDAENIYLNQERNDFEKNLELQKLTQKLKISQSQQ; this is encoded by the coding sequence ATGCTTAGGTCACAAATCATACAAACTAGATCATTTACATCATTAACAAGAAATTTATCATGGTTTGGTGATATTTTTggtaaaaataaaaccagTATTGAATCCAAACAAAAACGACAAGATATAATCACTAAACAAGATGAATTAACTGAATCagattcaattaaaattcatcatttaacatttaaaaattctGATAAATATCAATCATTTACTATTGAACAAAATATGCCCAATTTccataaattgaaaaattggaaatttcaaaaatcttTAACACCAAATGATTATGAATCATTTTATTctgataaatcaattttacaaaatataattaatcaagaattgaaaaatttaattcaaaaagatattattgttagtagagataattataaagatataaaattggatgatttatcatttaGATTCCAAATTGTTAAATCATTACAATCTAAATTAGGTATTGATATAAATGATTATATAATTAGTAAAAGTCATGATTTAGAAACATTatatgaagaaattgaaaatttggttAATAAACGATggaaatttgaaagaaatcCAAATGCTATTGTATTAAGATCAGAAGATTTTGATGCtgaaaatatttatttgaatcaagaacgaaatgattttgaaaaaaatttggaacttcaaaaattaactcaaaaattgaaaatttctcAATCTCAACAATAA
- the SRT1 gene encoding ditrans,polycis-polyprenyl diphosphate synthase (Ortholog(s) have dehydrodolichyl diphosphate synthase activity, role in dolichol biosynthetic process, protein glycosylation and dehydrodolichyl diphosphate synthase complex, lipid particle localization), whose product MSSGPFYRSYSFNALWALVFKFPLFAYFVGFVEDFVISIIKTGPIPKHVAMIMDGNRTYAKKHRLPLKEGHFAGANALVKVLEVCYKVGIEQVTIYAFSLENFNRSKEEVDTLFALLRDKLKVMSEHEDSYARYNKVRIRIIGNRSFIPEDILKDLENVEETTKDFGSKKTLNVCFPYTARDEITYAIKTIASKRVSGELHDRNKITTKTIEKNFYFGDDVPPLDILIRTSGHTRLSDFLLWQCTTECTIEFPDVLWPDFGFISIMSILFKWSYYRTIQIEEEAIRGKEPRVQEVIPPVLLKELPNPPPATSVI is encoded by the exons ATGTCATCTGGTCCATTTTATCGATCTTATTCATTTAATGCGTTATGGGCGcttgttttcaaatttcctTTATTTGCTTATTTTGTTGGATTTGTTGAGGATTTCGttatttcaattatcaAGACAGGTCCAATTCCTAAACATGTTGCTATGATTATGGATGGGAATAGAACTTATGCCAAGAAACATCGATTACCATTGAAAGAAGGCCATTTTGCAGGTGCAAATGCGTTAGTTAAA GTTCTTGAAGTCTGTTATAAAGTTGGTATTGAACAAGTGACTATTTATGCATTTTCacttgaaaatttcaatagatctaaagaagaagttgataCTTTATTTGCATTATTACGTGATAAACTCAAAGTTATGTCAGAACATGAAGATCTGTATGCTAGATATAATAAAGTTCGTATTAGAATTATTGGTAACCGATCATTTATACCTGAAgatattttaaaagatttagaaaatGTCGAAGAAACTACTAAAGATTTTGGATCGAAGAAAACTTTGAATGTTTGTTTCCCCTATACTGCTCGTGATGAAATCACTTATGCAATTAAAACTATTGCTAGTAAAAGAGTTTCAGGAGAACTTCATGATCGTAATAAAATCACTACTAAAACCATTGAAAAGAATTTCTATTTTGGAGATGATGTACCACCATTAGATATATTAATTCGTACTAGTGGTCATACTCGATTAAGTGATTTTTTACTTTGGCAATGTACTACTGAATGTACTATTGAATTTCCTGATGTATTATGGCCAGATTTTGGATTTATTAGTATCAtgtcaattttatttaaatggAGTTATTATAGAACtattcaaattgaagaagaagctaTACGTGGGAAAGAACCTCGTGTTCAAGAAGTTATCCCGCCGGTATTGCTAAAAGAATTACCAAATCCTCCACCTGCTACATCAGTTATTTAA
- a CDS encoding putative alanine--tRNA ligase (Predicted alanine-tRNA ligase; oxidative stress-induced via Cap1), protein MATTATGTTTAIVGALACQKNSFLKTFNTKVVSSYEFIPPPTAKDKQNKNNNKKKDVAVSKEFGVELEDTILFPEGGGQPYDKGTITLLPDNTKIIEVKSVLRDKLKAIHLVDELIEPGTQVRLNVDWGRRLDIMQQHTGQHLLSAVFDTYKLETLSWSMGETKDDINYIELPRKIDNDLVVEVQNKVNQLIVDSIPITVVTSDQHGHGHGQEHEHEHEHEHADVDISHIPDDYDLSQGGIIRIVKIGELDANPCCGTHLTSTAQIQSIALLHQSPIRGGHSRLYFICGGRVANHLRKEHEILKNVSTNQLSCSIDAVEEKIELLSLNYKKTNSTLNNLLKELASIEANKIFQNFKTHDNNNSKLAYVYRADLPEYLTWVQKELTTLINQDKTGDVDLSNKQTLVLLSGAAPNGGTIKILGPKAEELQKELKSKLSNLKGGGKGSSFQGKITKFEKGELEAVLKYLDSML, encoded by the coding sequence ATGGCTACTACTGCAACAGGAACAACTACAGCAATTGTAGGTGCATTAGCATGTCAAAAGaattcatttttgaaaactttcAACACCAAAGTTGTTTCAAGTTATGAATTTATTCCACCCCCAACCGCCAAagacaaacaaaacaaaaacaacaacaaaaagaaagacgTGGCTGTTTCTAAAGAATTTGGAGTTGAATTAGAAGATACAATTTTATTCCCCGAAGGTGGTGGTCAACCATATGATAAGGGAACCATCACATTATTACCCGATAACACAAAAATCATTGAAGTTAAATCAGTTTTAAGAGATAAATTAAAAGCCATTCATTTAGTCgatgaattaattgaacCGGGGACTCAAGTGAGATTAAATGTTGATTGGGGAAGAAGATTAGATATTATGCAACAACATACTGGTCAACATTTATTATCAGCAGTATTTGATACTTATAAATTAGAAACTTTAAGTTGGTCAATGGGTGAAACAAAAGATGatattaattatattgaattacctcgaaaaattgataatgatttagttgttgaagttcaaaataaagttaatcaattgattgttgattcGATTCCTATTACAGTTGTTACATCTGATCAACATGGACATGGACATGGACAAGAGCATGAACATGAACATGAACATGAACATGCTGATGTTGATATTTCTCATATCCctgatgattatgatttaTCACAAGGTGGGATAATTAGAATTGTTAAAATTGGTGAATTAGATGCTAATCCATGTTGTGGAACTCATTTAACATCAACAGCacaaattcaatcaattgcaTTATTACATCAATCTCCAATTAGAGGAGGTCATTCTCGattatatttcatttgtGGTGGTCGAGTAGCTAATCATTTACGTAAAGAAcatgaaattttgaaaaatgtatctacaaatcaattatcttgttcaattgatgctgttgaagaaaaaattgaattattaagtttaaattataaaaaaaccaattctacattaaataatttattaaaagaattagcATCAATTGAAGCtaataaaattttccaaaattttaaaacccatgataataacaacagTAAATTAGCTTATGTATATCGTGCTGATCTTCCAGAATATTTAACTTGGgttcaaaaagaattaacaACTTTGATTAATCAAGATAAAACTGGTgatgttgatttatcaaataaacaaaccCTTGTTTTATTAAGTGGCGCTGCTCCTAATGGTGGAACCATTAAAATATTGGGTCCAAAAGCAgaagaattacaaaaagaattaaaatcaaaattatcaaatttaaaaggTGGTGGTAAAGGATCATCATTTCAAGGTAAAATTactaaatttgaaaaaggtGAATTAGAAGCagtattgaaatatttagaCTCCATGCTATAA
- the ATP19 gene encoding F1F0 ATP synthase subunit k (Subunit k of the mitochondrial F1F0 ATP synthase; a large enzyme complex required for ATP synthesis; Spider biofilm repressed): MGAAYQIFGKTFQPHQLALATLGSVVLLVLPKPWGPPSPTTPPIKASSPEEEKFIQEWLAKHTEEKH, encoded by the coding sequence ATGGGTGCTGCTTATCAAATTTTCGGGAAAACTTTCCAACCACATCAATTAGCTTTAGCCACTTTAGGTTCAGTTGTGTTATTGGTTTTACCAAAACCATGGGGTCCACCAAGTCCAACCACACCACCAATTAAAGCCTCCTCtccagaagaagaaaaattcattcaaGAATGGTTAGCTAAACATACTGAAGAAAAACATTAA
- the VPH2 gene encoding Vph2p (Ortholog(s) have role in vacuolar acidification, vacuolar proton-transporting V-type ATPase complex assembly and Vma12-Vma22 assembly complex, endoplasmic reticulum membrane localization), translated as MTSFKLTPTLKETINASSLTKDQKQKLLSHSHLTHADLIKFYQTCHPTSTLLQLIQQTKLYIPPYKTYIQPKTSEFIKTMEKLRLEAKEQEYRRLINPTPQYSTLYDKKLEDYDLAPTPQQASKELKNQLTTIINVFISVGSVSYAIWYWTETSWGLPVSYRALLSVFFGLLVLVAEVVVYMGYINKIEDARDKERKKKEVKKVVRSINLKLD; from the coding sequence ATGACATCCTTTAAATTGACTCCTACTTTGAAGGAAACCATAAATGCATCTTCTTTAACCAAGGAtcagaaacaaaaactatTATCCCATTCACACTTAACTCACGctgatttaataaaattctATCAAACATGTCACCCAACGTCTACCCTtttacaattgattcaacaaACTAAATTATATATCCCTCCATACAAAACATACATCCAACCCAAAACTTCAGAATTCATAAAAACAATGGAAAAACTTCGTCTTGAAGCCAAGGAACAAGAATACAGACGATTGATTAATCCTACACCTCAATATTCAACTTTATatgataaaaaattggaagatTATGATTTGGCACCAACTCCCCAACAAGCActgaaagaattgaaaaatcaattaaccACAATTATAAATGTTTTTATTAGTGTTGGTAGTGTATCATATGCCATTTGGTATTGGACAGAAACCTCATGGGGTTTACCAGTTAGTTATAGAGCATTATTGAGTGTGTTTTTCGGTCTTTTAGTATTGGTTGCTGAAGTGGTTGTATATATGGGATACattaataaaatagaaGACGCTAGGGAtaaagaaaggaaaaagaaggaagTGAAGAAAGTTGTTAGAAgtataaatttgaaattggattAG
- the RBD1 gene encoding Rbd1p (Rhomboid-like protein; similar to putative intramembrane serine proteases; role in filamentous growth; Gcn4-regulated; caspofungin repressed; Spider biofilm induced): MPLNTPYPVEKNTFNISDEDDDFPTRNLNESSPLTQSTKRYMKQDFANSVTSLPSLPPKPSHLQPQNRPQHQQQQQQQQYPYGNLSAKQSNKHKQMFENSVPETNKKDYLGNTTTVRELPPIPDNEKLHSKNPFSDSRYASRDYDDVDLPPSPPHSDPFRNDEISDDDSHSDLKHKMKRNEKNRIRSLRRKPRFHYTKLPYFTMVISLIQIIVFIVELAKMAHLTGSAFQTKPYFNPMLGPSTFLLINMGARYVPCMHQIKDITDDTSILFPCANSTSVDTYVCSLSELCGLTKLKLSSDGSAYLPDQWYRIFIPIFLHAGFLHIIFNLLLQVTMGSSIERNIGIIKYAIIYISSGIGGFLLGANFTPQGIASTGASGALFGIVATNIILFIYTGKKNTNMYGTKHYALFICIMIGEIVISLVLGLLPGLDNFSHIGGFAMGILSSIVVLKDPFWVFIDGIITYPKNPSTWQQFLNNWNPMYSIEDKIRSRFFIWCGVRIIALILMIIYLVLLCKNFFNNDINRGNNCKWCKYFNCIPVKGWCDIGQVSVTSTTTTSDSNSNSNSNSNPTTTASSSSSSVPTTRYSTMTYTTSMPSSVENPKSNTNSEGTNGGLRKRFASSFTGGNSGGTANIAARAGGDIQQQYGIGSGLYVIVIFFTISFLKKKKII; encoded by the coding sequence ATGCCTTTAAATACTCCATACCCTGTTGAAAAGAATACTTTCAATATTTCCGATGAAGACGACGATTTCCCTACAAGAAATTTAAACGAAAGTTCACCTTTAACACAATCGACAAAAAGATATATGAAACAAGATTTTGCCAATTCAGTTACATCTCTACCTTCATTACCTCCCAAACCATCACATCTACAACCACAAAATCGTccacaacatcaacaacaacaacagcagcagcagtaCCCATACGGCAACTTATCAGCCAAACAACTGAATAAACACAAACAAATGTTTGAAAATTCCGTTCCTGAaaccaataaaaaagattatCTTGGGAATACTACCACAGTTAGGGAATTACCTCCTATACCAGATAATGAGAAACTCCATTCGAAAAATCCATTTTCTGATTCACGTTATGCTAGTCGTGATTATGATGATGTGGATTTACCTCCTTCACCACCTCATTCAGATCCATTTAGAAATGATGAAATatctgatgatgattctCATTCAGATTTAAAACATAAAATGAAAcgaaatgaaaaaaatcgAATTCGTTCATTACGAAGGAAACCAAGATTTCATTATACTAAATTACCTTATTTTACCATGGTGATTTCTCttattcaaatcattgTATTTATAGTGGAATTAGCGAAAATGGCTCATCTTACAGGTTCAGCTTTCCAAACGAAACCATATTTTAATCCAATGTTGGGACCACTGACATTTCTACTTATTAATATGGGGGCACGTTATGTACCTTGTATGCATCAAATTAAAGATATAACCGATGATACTAGTATATTATTCCCCTGTGCCAATTCTACATCAGTAGATACTTATGTATGTTCATTAAGTGAATTGTGTGGATTaactaaattaaaattaagTAGTGATGGTTCTGCATATTTACCTGATCAATGGTATCGTATATTTATTCCTATTTTTTTACACGCGGGATTTTTACAtataatattcaatttattgttaCAAGTGACAATGGGGTCATCAATTGAACGGAATATTGGTATTATAAAATATGccattatttatatttcaaGTGGTATTGGTGGGTTTTTATTGGGTGCCAATTTTACTCCTCAAGGGATTGCTTCAACTGGAGCCCTGGGAGCTTTATTTGGAATAGTTGCCACTAATATAATCCTTTTCATATATACGGGTAAGAAAAATACTAATATGTATGGTACAAAACATTATGCCCTTTTCATCTGTATAATGATTGGAGAAATTGTTATATCACTTGTTTTAGGATTATTACCGGGATTAGATAATTTTAGTCATATTGGAGGATTTGCCATGGGgatattatcatcaattgtgGTATTAAAAGATCCATTTTGGGTATTTATTGATGGAATCATTACTTATCCGAAAAACCCTAGTACTTggcaacaatttttaaataattggAATCCAATgtattcaattgaagataAAATAAGATCaagatttttcatttggtGTGGAGTTAGAATCATCGCCCTTATTTtaatgattatttatttggtaTTACTTTGTaagaattttttcaataatgatattaataGAGGGAACAATTGCAAATGGtgtaaatatttcaattgtatACCCGTTAAAGGTTGGTGTGATATTGGTCAAGTTAGTGTGACatcaactacaacaacatctGACTctaattccaattccaattccaattccaatcCAACTACCACTGCTAGTTCAAGTTCATCTAGTGTCCCAACAACGAGGTATTCAACAATGACTTATACAACTTCAATGCCTTCAAGTGTTGAAAATCCTAAATCAAATACTAATTCTGAAGGTACTAATGGTGgattaagaaaaagatttgCCAGTAGTTTTACTGGTGGTAATAGTGGTGGTACAGCTAATATCGCTGCACGTGCTGGTGGTGacattcaacaacaatacgGAATTGGTAGTGGATTATATGTGATAGTGATCTTTTTcacaatttcatttttgaaaaagaagaaaattatataa
- a CDS encoding uncharacterized protein (Protein of unknown function; flow model biofilm induced), whose amino-acid sequence MKSSINLHSHTIDLSTLEELRDPNLISRYPPLFQRKQNLIALDNSTKSIKRSKTVSTPITTNNRVTNLTPIVSAPTSNYYQVQSTHTLNRRPCVESKESISNKRHRFVKFWKNISAKSNKMSRHECLIQSISKPVDYYCQQQQQHQPALSPDTCGSIFLNSLYPSKSRNTINIKPDDCMSYEDGRGYDMNNSTSNDNDGVDNLNYHDSEFDLSRRNTYISQMKFQQMSPPQELSAVNSIVIPPVGGSNQIDNPEEFASPIIHPNIHLEQQRQQHEEELSKNKNNNFINKYKHDPKFNSGHTRIPHHSTISFAKYDLMNLDTSAMSPIETPGDDDDEEEEELITLNRGDFILPNSSFFIPTTTTSIVNSDTDSHESYYSFSKSPETTTTTNNNNNNNYHSMSTIVRGEHVRC is encoded by the coding sequence atgaaaagttcaataaatttacaTTCTCatacaattgatttatctaCATTGGAAGAATTAAGAGACCCTAACTTGATAAGTAGATATCCACCATTATTTCAACGGAAACAGAACTTAATTGCCTTGGATAATTCaaccaaatcaatcaaGAGGTCCAAAACTGTTTCAACCCcaattacaacaaataataGAGTCACCAACTTGACACCCATAGTTTCAGCACCTacttcaaattattatcaagtGCAATCCACACATACTTTAAATAGAAGACCTTGTGTGGAATcaaaagaatcaatttcCAACAAGAGACATCGGTTTGttaaattttggaaaaatatttcagCAAAATCCAATAAAATGTCACGACATGAATGTTTAATACAATCAATTAGTAAACCGGtggattattattgtcagcaacagcaacaacatcaGCCAGCTCTTAGTCCTGATACATGTGGTTCCATATTTTTGAATAGTCTATATCCgtcaaaatcaagaaacaCAATTAATATAAAACCAGATGATTGCATGTCATATGAAGATGGAAGAGGTTATGATATGAACAACAGTACTAGCAACGACAATGACGGTGTGgacaatttgaattatcatGATagtgaatttgatttatctcGAAGAAATACATATATATCacaaatgaaatttcaacaaatgtCTCCACCACAAGAATTATCTGCTGTTAATTCTATTGTTATTCCTCCTGTGGGTGGAAgtaatcaaattgataatccTGAAGAATTTGCCAGTCCAATAATTCATCCAAATATTCATCttgaacaacaacgacaGCAACATGAAGAAGAGCTATCaaagaataagaataataatttcattaacaaATACAAACATGACCCAAAATTTAATTCTGGACATACAAGAATACCTCATCATTCAACTATTTCATTTGCAAAATAtgatttaatgaatttagaTACAAGTGCAATGTCTCCTATTGAAACTCCAGgtgacgatgatgatgaagaagaagaagaattgattaCACTCAATCGAGGGGATTTTATATTACccaattcatcatttttcattcctacaacaacaacttctATAGTTAACAGTGATACTGATTCTCATGAAAGTTATTATAGTTTTTCTAAATCTCctgaaacaacaacaacaacaaataataataacaataataactaTCATTCCATGTCAACAATTGTTAGAGGGGAACATGTGAGGTGTTGA
- a CDS encoding uncharacterized protein (Ortholog(s) have cytosol, nucleus localization) — protein sequence MAPPTSLDSRQRQSKRDDAIRKRIENDLRKKKASTSLSTRRSRGAPGTVLWLKPGEPIICKPTATVYEVAQLMTARRENCVLVVNEIGELLGIFTAKDVAFRIVGSGLNATQVTIDTIMTKNPICANAADPAGDALNLMVERGFRHLPVLDEKSQIVGVLDITKSYAQQMEKLERMHSSSKKLHEALDSVHNEIGVGEQPHHVFQYFETLKNKMNGPTLEDALDANTVPTYVNVKASVHEATMLMKENRTTAVLVKDTNEQVAGIFTSKDVVLRVIAAGLDPKKCSVVRVMTPQPDVAPIGLPVQDALRKMFDGHYLNLPVVANEGDIIGVVEVLKLTHITLNQIKQLETSETSNGSTAVDSTNEGPAWNKFWTSLDNTDGDTESAHSDSLMETSRGSATAPDITPSEFHSFNVDIKPSDSVSHVNTSPLKASSFKMTSSMTVDEIPFIFKFKSPGIEGRVHRITLKASDGIIKLRELMNEKLHDKDFAFLNVPKPDGNSSTQETYAISYVDDEGDVVSITSDSDLAECIRINLNLQNEKADLYLHNPHEPAPIENIKSIHKSAKNRHGNADNGLIFGIPNEILIPSALAVLGASIIVGFTLSRK from the coding sequence ATGGCTCCACCTACTAGTTTGGATTCAAGACAAAGACAATCGAAAAGAGATGATGCGATTAGAAAAcgtattgaaaatgatttgagaaagaaaaaggcAAGCACTTCTCTCAGtacaagaagaagtagGGGTGCACCAGGAACAGTTTTATGGTTGAAACCAGGTGAACCAATTATTTGTAAACCAACAGCCACTGTTTATGAAGTTGCCCAATTAATGACAGCGAGAAGAGAAAACTGTGTATTGGTTGTGAATGAAATAGGAGAATTATTGGGGATTTTCACAGCTAAAGACGTTGCCTTTAGAATTGTTGGATCTGGTCTTAATGCCACTCAAGTGACTATAGACACAATCATGACAAAAAACCCAATTTGTGCCAACGCCGCTGATCCAGCTGGCGATGCTTTAAATTTGATGGTGGAAAGAGGGTTCCGTCATTTACCAGTGTTGGATGAAAAACTGCAAATTGTTGGTGTTCTTGATATCACGAAATCTTATGCTCAACAAATGGAGAAATTGGAAAGAATGCATAGTTCATCGAAGAAATTACACGAGGCATTAGATTCAGTTCataatgaaattggtgTTGGCGAACAACCACATCACGTTTtccaatattttgaaactttgaaaaacaaaatgaatGGACCAACATTAGAAGATGCTTTGGATGCCAACACTGTACCCACATATGTAAATGTTAAAGCATCAGTACATGAAGCCACCATGttaatgaaagaaaatagaaCTACTGCAGTTTTGGTTAAGGATACAAACGAACAAGTTGCAGGAATCTTTACATCGAAAGATGTCGTTTTAAGAGTTATTGCTGCTGGATTAGACCCTAAAAAATGTTCTGTTGTTAGAGTCATGACTCCACAACCAGATGTTGCACCAATCGGTTTACCAGTTCAAGATGCCTTACGTAAAATGTTTGATGgtcattatttgaatttaccAGTAGTTGCCAATGAGGGAGATATAATTGGAGTTGTTgaagttttgaaattgacCCACATTActttgaatcaaataaaacaGCTTGAAACTAGTGAAACAAGCAATGGCTCAACTGCAGTTGACTCAACCAATGAAGGTCCAGCATGGAACAAGTTTTGGACTTCTTTGGACAATACCGATGGTGATACAGAATCAGCACATTCGGATTCATTAATGGAAACAAGTCGTGGTAGTGCTACTGCTCCTGATATCACACCTTCTGAATTCCATTCATTTAATGTTGACATCAAACCATCAGATTCAGTATCCCATGTCAACACTTCTCCTCTCAAggcttcttctttcaagATGACATCGTCAATGACGGTTGATGAAATAccatttattttcaaattcaaatcaccAGGAATTGAAGGTAGAGTTCATCGTATAACTTTAAAAGCCAGTGATggaattatcaaattgagagaattgatgaatgaaaaattacacGACAAAGATTTCGCCTTTTTGAATGTCCCTAAACCAGACGGAAATTCCTCAACGCAAGAAACATATGCTATTAGTTATGTTGACGATGAAGGAGATGTGGTATCAATTACTTCTGATAGCGATTTAGCTGAATGTATCagaatcaatttgaatttacaaaatgaaaaagcTGATTTATACCTTCATAATCCTCATGAACCAGcaccaattgaaaatattaaacTGATTCACAAGTCTGCTAAAAATCGTCATGGTAATGCCGATAATGGATTGATTTTTGGTATAcctaatgaaattttaattcCTAGTGCTCTAGCTGTTTTAGGAGCATCTATTATTGTGGGGTTCACCCTTAGTAGAAAGTAA
- the CSI2 gene encoding Csi2p (Putative 66S pre-ribosomal particle component; Hap43-induced; essential for growth; transposon mutation affects filamentous growth; Spider biofilm induced) has translation MSAIYKALQSKSSKETSEKTKHINRQRLLVISSRGITYRHRHLIQDLLALLPHARKEPKFDSKKNLHQLNEVAELYNCNNIFFFECRKHQDLYLWISKPPNGPTLKFHIQNLHTLDELNFTGNCLKGSRPILSFDKSFLENDHYKLLKEMFLQTFGVPPNARKSKPFIDHVMTFSIVDGKIWIRNYQINETLDVKENDKIEDDEDYDVDQLNLVEIGPRLVLTLITVLEGSFSGPKIYENKQYVSPNFVRAQLKQQAADQAKSRSQAALERKIKKRNQVLKADPLSNDALFK, from the coding sequence ATGTCAGCTATCTATAAGGCATTACAATCCAAATCATCTAAGGAAACATCGGAAAAAACCAAACATATTAATAGACAAAGATTATTGGTGATATCATCTCGTGGTATTACTTATAGGCATCGTCATTTAATTCAAGATTTATTAGCATTATTACCACACGCTAGAAAAGAACcaaaatttgattctaaaaaaaatttacatcaattaaatgaagTTGCTGAATTATacaattgtaataatattttcttttttgaatgTAGAAAACATCaagatttatatttatgGATTTCAAAACCACCAAATGGACCAACtttaaaatttcatattcaaaatttacATACTTtagatgaattgaatttcacTGGGAATTGTTTAAAAGGTTCAAGACCAATTTTAAGTTTTGATAAAAGTTTTTTAGAAAATGatcattataaattattaaaagaaatgttTCTTCAAACTTTTGGAGTTCCACCAAATGCtagaaaatcaaaaccatTTATTGATCATGTCATGACTTTTTCTATAGTTGATGGGAAAATTTGGATTCGAAACtatcaaatcaatgaaaCTTTGGATgttaaagaaaatgataaaattgaagatgatgaagattatgatgttgatcaattgaatttagtGGAAATTGGTCCAAGATTAGTATTGACTTTAATCACCGTTTTAGAAGGATCATTTTCTGGTCCAAAAATAtatgaaaataaacaatacGTTTCACCAAACTTTGTTAGAGctcaattgaaacaacaagCTGCTGATCAAGCAAAATCTAGATCTCAAGCTGCTTTAGAAAGAAAGATTAAAAAGAGAAACCAAGTTTTGAAAGCTGATCCATTATCCAATGATGCTTTATTTAAATAG